One genomic region from Salvia hispanica cultivar TCC Black 2014 chromosome 2, UniMelb_Shisp_WGS_1.0, whole genome shotgun sequence encodes:
- the LOC125206805 gene encoding pre-mRNA-splicing factor ATP-dependent RNA helicase DEAH7-like: MEGNGKDKEYDLDKITDTLAPEDSTVGGLLVPGKDRVVFRPLKKSVLGLDMLANAKRMESKVDGSFKKPKERVASIASSLDEGEDLPASSGITDVENVTSSNLRSYSNRKYRESASNETSNLGSVVTGEANAVEASPRHHSDRHMNVRTESVESSRSRSPSSDYARSDRDRSKYDGHYRSSDREGRTPRDRYGSDREGRTPRDRYGSDREGRTPRDRYGYDREGMTPRESSRGQEKEHGGDYGRKRGRYDRSMRTPGRSDWDDGRWEWEESPRRDGHNSSSRHYRPSPSPMLVGASPDARLVSPWLGGRTPNSSAASPWDSYAPSPTPIRASGVSLRSASSRYGGRSNQADPKDGETEPESTSEDQNHEITESMRLEMEYNSDRAWYDREEGGTVYDADSSSAFLGDEASFQKKEAELAKRLVRRDGTKMTLAQSKKLSQLTADNAQWEDRQLMRSGAVRGTEVQTEFDDEEERKVILLVHDTKPPFLDGRIVFTKQAEPVMPLKDPTSDMAIISRKGSNLVREIREKQSMNKSRQRFWELAGSNLGNILGVEKTAEQVDADTAEVGEQGEIDFKQDAKFAQHLKKGEGVSDFAKSKTLAQQRQYLPIFSIREELLQVIRENQVIVVVGETGSGKTTQLTQYLHEDGYTNNGIVGCTQPRRVAAMSVAKRVSEEMETELGDKVGYAIRFEDVTGPNTVIKYMTDGVLLRETLKDGGGDGEFEEGTRG, from the exons ATGGAG GGAAACGGAAAGGACAAGGAATATGATTTGGATAAGATCACCGATACTCTAGCTCCAGAAGACTCTACTGTTGGAGGCCTGCTTGTTCCAGGGAAGGATAGAGTGGTTTTTAGACCACTTAAAAAATCAGTTTTAG GACTAGACATGCTTGCCAATGCAAAGCGAATGGAGTCAAAGGTTGATGGTTCATTtaaaaaaccaaaagaaaGAGTTGCTTCCATTGCTTCATCACTAGACGAAGGTGAGGATTTGCCTGCTTCTTCAGGAATAACTGATGTGGAGAATGTCACCTCTAGTAATTTACGGAGTTACAGCAATAGGAAATACCGTGAATCAGCTTCAAACGAGACTTCTAATTTAG GAAGTGTTGTTACTGGAGAAGCAAATGCAGTTGAAGCATCCCCCCGGCATCATTCAGATAGACATATGAAT gTGCGAACTGAATCTGTTGAAAGTTCAAGGAGTAGGAGTCCTAGTTCTGATTATGCCAGAAGTGATAGAGATCGAAGTAAATATGATGGGCACTACAGAAGCTCTGACAGGGAAGGGAGGACCCCTAGAGATAGATATGGCTCTGACCGGGAAGGGAGGACCCCTAGAGATAGATATGGCTCTGACCGGGAAGGGAGGACCCCTAGGGATAGATATGGCTATGACAGGGAAGGGATGACCCCAAGAGAGTCCTCTCGTGGTCAAGAAAAAGAACATGGTGGAGACTATGGGAGAAAAAGAGGTAGATACGACAGGTCCATGAGAACACCTG GCAGGTCTGACTGGGATGATGGAAGATGGGAGTGGGAAGAATCCCCGCGTCGTGATGGTCACAATTCTAGCAGCAGACATTATCGGCCTTCTCCATCCCCCATGCTTGTTGGGGCCTCACCTGATGCTCGGCTTGTTTCTCCATGGTTGGGAGGGCGTACTCCTAATTCTTCAG CTGCATCTCCTTGGGATAGCTATGCTCCTTCCCCTACTCCAATTCGGGCATCTGGGGTATCTCTTAGGTCTGCAAGTTCCCGATATGGTGGGAGATCCAATCAGGCTGACCCTAAG gATGGCGAAACTGAACCAGAAAGTACATCTGAAGACCAGAATCATGAGATAACAGAAAGTATGCGTTTAGAGATGGAATACAACTCTGATCGTGCATG GTACGATCGAGAAGAAGGCGGCACTGTTTATGACGCTGATAGCTCCTCTGCTTTTCTCGGTGACGAGGCGTCTTTCCAGAAAAAAGAAGCAGAGTTGGCTAAGAGGCTG GTGAGAAGAGATGGGACTAAGATGACTCTTGCACAGAGCAAAAAACTTTCGCAGCTAACTGCTGATAATGCTCAGTGGGAGGATAGACAACTTATGAGATCAGGTGCTGTCAGAGGAACTGAAGTGCAGACAGAGTTTGATGATGAGGAAGAACGAAAGGTTATTCTTCTTGTGCATG ATACAAAACCCCCTTTTCTCGATGGGAGAATTGTTTTCACAAAGCAAGCTGAGCCTGTTATGCCATTGAAAGACCCCACGTCCGATATGGCTATAATATCACGGAAGGGCTCCAATCTGGTCAGGGAAATTCGTGAAAAACAAAGCATGAATAAGTCCAGACAACGGTTTTGGGAGCTTGCTGGTTCTAATCTTGGCAATATTCTTGGTGTTGAGAAAACTGCCGAACAG GTTGACGCAGATACTGCTGAAGTTGGCGAACAAGGTGAAATTGATTTCAAACAGGATGCAAAATTTGCacaacatttaaaaaaaggagAGGGAGTCAGTGATTTCGCTAAGTCAAAAACGTTAGCGCAACAGCGACAATATTTGCCCATCTTTTCTATACGAGAAGAGTTACTGCAG GTAATCCGCGAAAACCAAGTGATCGTAGTGGTTGGTGAAACTGGTTCAGGAAAGACAACACAACTAACACAG TATCTTCACGAAGATGGATACACAAACAATGGCATTGTTGGTTGCACACAACCAAGGCGTGTGGCCGCCATGAGTGTTGCAAAAAGAGTCAGTGAAGAGATGGAAACTGAACTTGGTGATAAAGTTGGATATGCCATACGTTTTGAGGATGTCACCGGGCCTAACACTGTTATTAAG TACATGACTGACGGTGTGTTGCTGAGGGAGACACTAAAAGATGGAGGAGGAGATGGAGAGTTTGAGGAAGGTACAAGAGGataa
- the LOC125203689 gene encoding uncharacterized protein LOC125203689 isoform X2: MARRSSRIHEASEGSEFSCMWGLFSILESCQGRPASRNIIDYTRPLNAVASFDEECQMILGAGQRSGGVRIDGEGRSVRRCIGDEMPVKQQKSKRDTVKRQQFGKTDGELVDHRLSNTHKTTRKSSQSIYLPSSSCCLNNEVRLINELPSTSAETKSLDKITLAAILGACAQNHRKEIQLSECLQRNSYLGKYDDNRVDDISIKQVRARAKAIVNQMYVDRRFVFGEGRDAESKLFSNALEVLNSKNMAEKDTIKSVLSKDSPPDKSGSMLAMDGASMNDYLWKKINYQLKYSSKANFIAQPPDKIVILKPAPRNGKHSGNLTSSCSSLQLPYKSSRRVSEERTASFSFREIKKKLKHSFGVTKKENRNCCNSSTNAEKEEKASMKQVVKSSRGSDIARVADTTRRKLYISSDKSSDKKECDVILEAKRHLSTRLNNLNSVEADTSRKNPRTLERILSSPEHDSWPFNPRRDSLYCPGSAEMRFCPYNTSPRASESSFHERNEIRSKTEVASLQTAEDTNVSTANKIRSDCESKTAEMGSCLQPASHVSVEVLSETTHSDTVDEQKCDGTAIHSVMASSNDHHIDLAENIKFHEEHQSPVSVLEPFFVDSPPTISLQTGRKQLQPHRLDFEECSFISSPQHTPASAHPCSDKHLCQYVQLVMEASSLDWDHLSEIISQPEHMLLHESLFDEVELPPLGCYYDPKLLFDRINEVLLEIYKCHLCSPPFAPPKTRSVPLAEAVLDEILAEADYFLLPTTDRRSLDEIVLQDAKCGPWLDDIRFDKERVVVDISEALMEGFLLDTLLQFHR, translated from the exons ATGGCAAGAAGATCATCGCGAATTCATGAAGCAAGTGAGGGAAGTGAATTCAGCTGTATGTGGGGATTGTTCAGCATCCTCGAATCATGCCAAGGTCGTCCAGCGAGTAGAAACATCATCG ATTATACGAGACCACTTAACGCCGTTGCTagttttgatgaagaatgtcAAATGATTCTT GGGGCAGGTCAGAGAAGTGGTGGCGTTCGAATTGATGGTGAAGGAAGAAGCGTGAGGCGCTGCATTGGAGACGAGATGCCTGTTAAGCAGCAGAAGAGCAAACGAGACACAGTCAAGAGACAGCAATTTGGTAAAACAGACGGTGAACTTGTTGATCATCGGCTGTCAAACACTCATAAGACAACTAGGAAAAGCAGCCAAAGCATCTATCTGCCATCTTCTTCCTGTTGCTTGAACAATGAAGTTAGGTTGATCAACGAGCTACCTTCGACTTCAGCTGAAACAAAATCCCTTGATAAGATAACTCTTGCTGCAATTTTAGGCGCCTGTGCTCAGAATCACCGGAAAGAGATTCAGCTTTCAGAATGTCTACAAAGAAATAGCTATCTTGGAAAGTATGATGATAATAGGGTTGATGATATTAGCATCAAGCAAGTTCGGGCAAGGGCGAAGGCTATTGTTAATCAAATGTATGTCGACAGAAGGTTCGTTTTTGGAGAAGGGAGGGATGCTGAGTCCAAATTATTCTCTAACGCATTGGAAGTGTTGAACTCGAAGAATATGGCTGAGAAAGATACAATCAAGTCAGTACTAAGTAAGGATAGTCCTCCTGATAAGTCTGGAAGCATGTTGGCGATGGATGGAGCGAGCATGAACGATTACTTATGGAAGAAGATCAATTATCAGCTCAAGTACTCCTCGAAAGCAAATTTCATAGCCCAGCCACCtgataaaatagtaatacTGAAGCCAGCTCCCCGAAATGGGAAGCATTCGGGGAACTTGACCAGCAGCTGCTCGTCGTTGCAGCTTCCTTACAAATCGAGTAGAAGAGTATCCGAAGAGAGAACTGCTTCCTTCTCTTTCAGAGAGATCAAGAAAAAACTGAAACATTCATTTGGAGtcaccaaaaaggaaaacaggAACTGCTGCAATTCCTCTACCAATGCTGAGAAGGAAGAAAAGGCGTCGATGAAACAAGTGGTCAAATCCAGCAGGGGATCCGACATAGCTCGTGTGGCTGATACCACTCGTAGAAAATTATACATTTCGAGTGATAAATCTTCTGACAAAAAGGAATGTGATGTGATCTTGGAGGCGAAGAGGCACCTCTCCACAAGATTGAATAATCTGAACTCTGTGGAGGCAGACACCAGTAGAAAAAACCCGAGAACCCTGGAGCGGATCCTCTCCTCACCTGAGCACGACTCCTGGCCCTTCAACCCGAGAAGAGACAGCCTATACTGTCCCGGTTCTGCAGAGATGAGATTTTGTCCGTACAACACCTCACCTAGAGCCAGTGAAAGCAGTTTCCATGAACGAAATGAAATAAGATCGAAAACAGAGGTTGCATCGTTGCAGACAGCTGAAGATACCAATGTTTCTACTGCAAACAAAATTAGAAGTGATT GTGAATCAAAGACTGCAGAAATGGGCAGCTGCCTTCAACCTGCATCACATGTTTCGGTAGAAGTCCTCAGCGAAACAACCCATTCAGACACAGTCGACGAACAGAAATGTGATGGCACTGCAATTCATTCAGTGATG GCTTCTTCGAACGACCACCACATAGATTTGGCTGAAAACATCAAATTTCACGAAGAGCACCAAAGCCCAGTCTCTGTCCTTGAGCCATTCTTCGTAGACAGTCCACCAACAATCTCACTTCAAACCG GCAGAAAGCAACTGCAGCCACATCGCCTTGACTTCGAAGAGTGCTCATTCATATCATCCCCTCAGCACACACCGGCCAGTGCTCATCCCTGCAGCGACAAACACCTCTGCCAATACGTGCAGTTGGTGATGGAGGCCTCCTCCTTAGATTGGGATCACCTATCAGAGATCATATCCCAACCAGAACATATGCTGCTTCATGAATCCTTATTCGATGAAGTCGAGCTTCCACCCCTCGGCTGCTACTACGACCCTAAGCTTCTGTTTGATCGGATAAACGAAGTGCTATTGGAGATTTACAAATGCCATCTTTGCTCTCCACCTTTTGCCCCGCCCAAGACGAGGTCCGTACCACTGGCTGAAGCAGTTCTTGATGAGATATTGGCAGAAGCTGATTACTTTCTACTTCCCACGACGGACAGAAGAAGCTTGGATGAAATTGTCTTACAAGATGCGAAATGTGGGCCATGGCTTGATGATATTCGATTCGATAAAGAGCGTGTTGTGGTTGATATTTCAGAAGCTCTGATGGAGGGTTTTTTGCTTGATACACTTCTTCAGTTTCATAGATGA
- the LOC125203689 gene encoding uncharacterized protein LOC125203689 isoform X1, with the protein MARRSSRIHEASEGSEFSCMWGLFSILESCQGRPASRNIIDYTRPLNAVASFDEECQMILKGAGQRSGGVRIDGEGRSVRRCIGDEMPVKQQKSKRDTVKRQQFGKTDGELVDHRLSNTHKTTRKSSQSIYLPSSSCCLNNEVRLINELPSTSAETKSLDKITLAAILGACAQNHRKEIQLSECLQRNSYLGKYDDNRVDDISIKQVRARAKAIVNQMYVDRRFVFGEGRDAESKLFSNALEVLNSKNMAEKDTIKSVLSKDSPPDKSGSMLAMDGASMNDYLWKKINYQLKYSSKANFIAQPPDKIVILKPAPRNGKHSGNLTSSCSSLQLPYKSSRRVSEERTASFSFREIKKKLKHSFGVTKKENRNCCNSSTNAEKEEKASMKQVVKSSRGSDIARVADTTRRKLYISSDKSSDKKECDVILEAKRHLSTRLNNLNSVEADTSRKNPRTLERILSSPEHDSWPFNPRRDSLYCPGSAEMRFCPYNTSPRASESSFHERNEIRSKTEVASLQTAEDTNVSTANKIRSDCESKTAEMGSCLQPASHVSVEVLSETTHSDTVDEQKCDGTAIHSVMASSNDHHIDLAENIKFHEEHQSPVSVLEPFFVDSPPTISLQTGRKQLQPHRLDFEECSFISSPQHTPASAHPCSDKHLCQYVQLVMEASSLDWDHLSEIISQPEHMLLHESLFDEVELPPLGCYYDPKLLFDRINEVLLEIYKCHLCSPPFAPPKTRSVPLAEAVLDEILAEADYFLLPTTDRRSLDEIVLQDAKCGPWLDDIRFDKERVVVDISEALMEGFLLDTLLQFHR; encoded by the exons ATGGCAAGAAGATCATCGCGAATTCATGAAGCAAGTGAGGGAAGTGAATTCAGCTGTATGTGGGGATTGTTCAGCATCCTCGAATCATGCCAAGGTCGTCCAGCGAGTAGAAACATCATCG ATTATACGAGACCACTTAACGCCGTTGCTagttttgatgaagaatgtcAAATGATTCTT AAGGGGGCAGGTCAGAGAAGTGGTGGCGTTCGAATTGATGGTGAAGGAAGAAGCGTGAGGCGCTGCATTGGAGACGAGATGCCTGTTAAGCAGCAGAAGAGCAAACGAGACACAGTCAAGAGACAGCAATTTGGTAAAACAGACGGTGAACTTGTTGATCATCGGCTGTCAAACACTCATAAGACAACTAGGAAAAGCAGCCAAAGCATCTATCTGCCATCTTCTTCCTGTTGCTTGAACAATGAAGTTAGGTTGATCAACGAGCTACCTTCGACTTCAGCTGAAACAAAATCCCTTGATAAGATAACTCTTGCTGCAATTTTAGGCGCCTGTGCTCAGAATCACCGGAAAGAGATTCAGCTTTCAGAATGTCTACAAAGAAATAGCTATCTTGGAAAGTATGATGATAATAGGGTTGATGATATTAGCATCAAGCAAGTTCGGGCAAGGGCGAAGGCTATTGTTAATCAAATGTATGTCGACAGAAGGTTCGTTTTTGGAGAAGGGAGGGATGCTGAGTCCAAATTATTCTCTAACGCATTGGAAGTGTTGAACTCGAAGAATATGGCTGAGAAAGATACAATCAAGTCAGTACTAAGTAAGGATAGTCCTCCTGATAAGTCTGGAAGCATGTTGGCGATGGATGGAGCGAGCATGAACGATTACTTATGGAAGAAGATCAATTATCAGCTCAAGTACTCCTCGAAAGCAAATTTCATAGCCCAGCCACCtgataaaatagtaatacTGAAGCCAGCTCCCCGAAATGGGAAGCATTCGGGGAACTTGACCAGCAGCTGCTCGTCGTTGCAGCTTCCTTACAAATCGAGTAGAAGAGTATCCGAAGAGAGAACTGCTTCCTTCTCTTTCAGAGAGATCAAGAAAAAACTGAAACATTCATTTGGAGtcaccaaaaaggaaaacaggAACTGCTGCAATTCCTCTACCAATGCTGAGAAGGAAGAAAAGGCGTCGATGAAACAAGTGGTCAAATCCAGCAGGGGATCCGACATAGCTCGTGTGGCTGATACCACTCGTAGAAAATTATACATTTCGAGTGATAAATCTTCTGACAAAAAGGAATGTGATGTGATCTTGGAGGCGAAGAGGCACCTCTCCACAAGATTGAATAATCTGAACTCTGTGGAGGCAGACACCAGTAGAAAAAACCCGAGAACCCTGGAGCGGATCCTCTCCTCACCTGAGCACGACTCCTGGCCCTTCAACCCGAGAAGAGACAGCCTATACTGTCCCGGTTCTGCAGAGATGAGATTTTGTCCGTACAACACCTCACCTAGAGCCAGTGAAAGCAGTTTCCATGAACGAAATGAAATAAGATCGAAAACAGAGGTTGCATCGTTGCAGACAGCTGAAGATACCAATGTTTCTACTGCAAACAAAATTAGAAGTGATT GTGAATCAAAGACTGCAGAAATGGGCAGCTGCCTTCAACCTGCATCACATGTTTCGGTAGAAGTCCTCAGCGAAACAACCCATTCAGACACAGTCGACGAACAGAAATGTGATGGCACTGCAATTCATTCAGTGATG GCTTCTTCGAACGACCACCACATAGATTTGGCTGAAAACATCAAATTTCACGAAGAGCACCAAAGCCCAGTCTCTGTCCTTGAGCCATTCTTCGTAGACAGTCCACCAACAATCTCACTTCAAACCG GCAGAAAGCAACTGCAGCCACATCGCCTTGACTTCGAAGAGTGCTCATTCATATCATCCCCTCAGCACACACCGGCCAGTGCTCATCCCTGCAGCGACAAACACCTCTGCCAATACGTGCAGTTGGTGATGGAGGCCTCCTCCTTAGATTGGGATCACCTATCAGAGATCATATCCCAACCAGAACATATGCTGCTTCATGAATCCTTATTCGATGAAGTCGAGCTTCCACCCCTCGGCTGCTACTACGACCCTAAGCTTCTGTTTGATCGGATAAACGAAGTGCTATTGGAGATTTACAAATGCCATCTTTGCTCTCCACCTTTTGCCCCGCCCAAGACGAGGTCCGTACCACTGGCTGAAGCAGTTCTTGATGAGATATTGGCAGAAGCTGATTACTTTCTACTTCCCACGACGGACAGAAGAAGCTTGGATGAAATTGTCTTACAAGATGCGAAATGTGGGCCATGGCTTGATGATATTCGATTCGATAAAGAGCGTGTTGTGGTTGATATTTCAGAAGCTCTGATGGAGGGTTTTTTGCTTGATACACTTCTTCAGTTTCATAGATGA
- the LOC125203689 gene encoding uncharacterized protein LOC125203689 isoform X3: MKQVREVNSAVCGDCSASSNHAKVVQRVETSSKGAGQRSGGVRIDGEGRSVRRCIGDEMPVKQQKSKRDTVKRQQFGKTDGELVDHRLSNTHKTTRKSSQSIYLPSSSCCLNNEVRLINELPSTSAETKSLDKITLAAILGACAQNHRKEIQLSECLQRNSYLGKYDDNRVDDISIKQVRARAKAIVNQMYVDRRFVFGEGRDAESKLFSNALEVLNSKNMAEKDTIKSVLSKDSPPDKSGSMLAMDGASMNDYLWKKINYQLKYSSKANFIAQPPDKIVILKPAPRNGKHSGNLTSSCSSLQLPYKSSRRVSEERTASFSFREIKKKLKHSFGVTKKENRNCCNSSTNAEKEEKASMKQVVKSSRGSDIARVADTTRRKLYISSDKSSDKKECDVILEAKRHLSTRLNNLNSVEADTSRKNPRTLERILSSPEHDSWPFNPRRDSLYCPGSAEMRFCPYNTSPRASESSFHERNEIRSKTEVASLQTAEDTNVSTANKIRSDCESKTAEMGSCLQPASHVSVEVLSETTHSDTVDEQKCDGTAIHSVMASSNDHHIDLAENIKFHEEHQSPVSVLEPFFVDSPPTISLQTGRKQLQPHRLDFEECSFISSPQHTPASAHPCSDKHLCQYVQLVMEASSLDWDHLSEIISQPEHMLLHESLFDEVELPPLGCYYDPKLLFDRINEVLLEIYKCHLCSPPFAPPKTRSVPLAEAVLDEILAEADYFLLPTTDRRSLDEIVLQDAKCGPWLDDIRFDKERVVVDISEALMEGFLLDTLLQFHR; this comes from the exons ATGAAGCAAGTGAGGGAAGTGAATTCAGCTGTATGTGGGGATTGTTCAGCATCCTCGAATCATGCCAAGGTCGTCCAGCGAGTAGAAACATCATCG AAGGGGGCAGGTCAGAGAAGTGGTGGCGTTCGAATTGATGGTGAAGGAAGAAGCGTGAGGCGCTGCATTGGAGACGAGATGCCTGTTAAGCAGCAGAAGAGCAAACGAGACACAGTCAAGAGACAGCAATTTGGTAAAACAGACGGTGAACTTGTTGATCATCGGCTGTCAAACACTCATAAGACAACTAGGAAAAGCAGCCAAAGCATCTATCTGCCATCTTCTTCCTGTTGCTTGAACAATGAAGTTAGGTTGATCAACGAGCTACCTTCGACTTCAGCTGAAACAAAATCCCTTGATAAGATAACTCTTGCTGCAATTTTAGGCGCCTGTGCTCAGAATCACCGGAAAGAGATTCAGCTTTCAGAATGTCTACAAAGAAATAGCTATCTTGGAAAGTATGATGATAATAGGGTTGATGATATTAGCATCAAGCAAGTTCGGGCAAGGGCGAAGGCTATTGTTAATCAAATGTATGTCGACAGAAGGTTCGTTTTTGGAGAAGGGAGGGATGCTGAGTCCAAATTATTCTCTAACGCATTGGAAGTGTTGAACTCGAAGAATATGGCTGAGAAAGATACAATCAAGTCAGTACTAAGTAAGGATAGTCCTCCTGATAAGTCTGGAAGCATGTTGGCGATGGATGGAGCGAGCATGAACGATTACTTATGGAAGAAGATCAATTATCAGCTCAAGTACTCCTCGAAAGCAAATTTCATAGCCCAGCCACCtgataaaatagtaatacTGAAGCCAGCTCCCCGAAATGGGAAGCATTCGGGGAACTTGACCAGCAGCTGCTCGTCGTTGCAGCTTCCTTACAAATCGAGTAGAAGAGTATCCGAAGAGAGAACTGCTTCCTTCTCTTTCAGAGAGATCAAGAAAAAACTGAAACATTCATTTGGAGtcaccaaaaaggaaaacaggAACTGCTGCAATTCCTCTACCAATGCTGAGAAGGAAGAAAAGGCGTCGATGAAACAAGTGGTCAAATCCAGCAGGGGATCCGACATAGCTCGTGTGGCTGATACCACTCGTAGAAAATTATACATTTCGAGTGATAAATCTTCTGACAAAAAGGAATGTGATGTGATCTTGGAGGCGAAGAGGCACCTCTCCACAAGATTGAATAATCTGAACTCTGTGGAGGCAGACACCAGTAGAAAAAACCCGAGAACCCTGGAGCGGATCCTCTCCTCACCTGAGCACGACTCCTGGCCCTTCAACCCGAGAAGAGACAGCCTATACTGTCCCGGTTCTGCAGAGATGAGATTTTGTCCGTACAACACCTCACCTAGAGCCAGTGAAAGCAGTTTCCATGAACGAAATGAAATAAGATCGAAAACAGAGGTTGCATCGTTGCAGACAGCTGAAGATACCAATGTTTCTACTGCAAACAAAATTAGAAGTGATT GTGAATCAAAGACTGCAGAAATGGGCAGCTGCCTTCAACCTGCATCACATGTTTCGGTAGAAGTCCTCAGCGAAACAACCCATTCAGACACAGTCGACGAACAGAAATGTGATGGCACTGCAATTCATTCAGTGATG GCTTCTTCGAACGACCACCACATAGATTTGGCTGAAAACATCAAATTTCACGAAGAGCACCAAAGCCCAGTCTCTGTCCTTGAGCCATTCTTCGTAGACAGTCCACCAACAATCTCACTTCAAACCG GCAGAAAGCAACTGCAGCCACATCGCCTTGACTTCGAAGAGTGCTCATTCATATCATCCCCTCAGCACACACCGGCCAGTGCTCATCCCTGCAGCGACAAACACCTCTGCCAATACGTGCAGTTGGTGATGGAGGCCTCCTCCTTAGATTGGGATCACCTATCAGAGATCATATCCCAACCAGAACATATGCTGCTTCATGAATCCTTATTCGATGAAGTCGAGCTTCCACCCCTCGGCTGCTACTACGACCCTAAGCTTCTGTTTGATCGGATAAACGAAGTGCTATTGGAGATTTACAAATGCCATCTTTGCTCTCCACCTTTTGCCCCGCCCAAGACGAGGTCCGTACCACTGGCTGAAGCAGTTCTTGATGAGATATTGGCAGAAGCTGATTACTTTCTACTTCCCACGACGGACAGAAGAAGCTTGGATGAAATTGTCTTACAAGATGCGAAATGTGGGCCATGGCTTGATGATATTCGATTCGATAAAGAGCGTGTTGTGGTTGATATTTCAGAAGCTCTGATGGAGGGTTTTTTGCTTGATACACTTCTTCAGTTTCATAGATGA
- the LOC125204378 gene encoding signal peptidase complex subunit 1: MDWQGQKLAEHLMQLLLVCFAVVAFITGYVLGSFQMMMLIYAAGVVLTSLLTVPNWPFFNRQALKWLDPSEAEKHPKPQPAVSGPKKKTSKK; the protein is encoded by the coding sequence ATGGATTGGCAAGGGCAGAAGCTAGCAGAGCACCTTATGCAGCTCTTGTTAGTGTGTTTTGCAGTTGTGGCATTTATCACAGGCTATGTGTTGGGGTCGTTCCAGATGATGATGTTGATCTATGCAGCTGGTGTGGTGTTGACATCTCTGCTTACAGTTCCCAATTGGCCATTCTTCAATCGCCAAGCCCTCAAATGGTTAGACCCAAGTGAGGCTGAGAAGCACCCGAAGCCGCAGCCTGCTGTTTCTGGCCCGAAGAAGAAGACATCAAAAAAGTAG
- the LOC125203200 gene encoding 60S ribosomal protein L17-2 isoform X2 produces MVKYSREPDNITKSCKARGSDLRVHFKNTRETAHAIRKLPLVKAKRYLEDVLAHKQAIPFTRFCGGVGRTAQAKNRHSNGQGRWPVKSAKFILDLLKNAESNAEVKGLDVDALFISHIQVNQAQKQRRRTYRAHGRINPYMSSPCHIELILSEKEESVKKEAESQLATSKPRKA; encoded by the exons ATG GTGAAGTACTCGAGGGAGCCTGATAATATCACCAAAT CCTGCAAAGCTCGAGGATCCGACCTCAgagttcactttaag AACACGAGGGAAACAGCGCACGCCATCAGGAAGCTCCCTCTAGTCAAGGCCAAGAGGTACTTGGAGGATGTGCTTGCCCACAAACAAGCCATTCCTTTCACTCGTTTCTGTGGTGGTGTTGGGCGAACTGCTCAGGCCAAGAACAGGCATTCTAATGGTCAGGGTCGCTGGCCAGTGAAATCTGCCAAGTTCATCTTGGATTTACTCAAGAATGCAGAAAGCAATGCTGAG GTGAAAGGTTTGGATGTGGATGCTCTATTCATTTCCCACATTCAGGTTAACCAGGCCCAGAAGCAAAGGCGTCGCACATACCGTGCTCATGGAAGGATTAACC cTTACATGTCTTCTCCTTGCCACATCGAATTGATTTTGTCAGAGAAAGAAGAATCGGTGAAAAAAGAG GCTGAGTCTCAGTTGGCAACTAGCAAGCCCAGGAAGGCCTGA
- the LOC125203200 gene encoding 60S ribosomal protein L17-2 isoform X1 produces the protein MLQVKYSREPDNITKSCKARGSDLRVHFKNTRETAHAIRKLPLVKAKRYLEDVLAHKQAIPFTRFCGGVGRTAQAKNRHSNGQGRWPVKSAKFILDLLKNAESNAEVKGLDVDALFISHIQVNQAQKQRRRTYRAHGRINPYMSSPCHIELILSEKEESVKKEAESQLATSKPRKA, from the exons ATGCTACAGGTGAAGTACTCGAGGGAGCCTGATAATATCACCAAAT CCTGCAAAGCTCGAGGATCCGACCTCAgagttcactttaag AACACGAGGGAAACAGCGCACGCCATCAGGAAGCTCCCTCTAGTCAAGGCCAAGAGGTACTTGGAGGATGTGCTTGCCCACAAACAAGCCATTCCTTTCACTCGTTTCTGTGGTGGTGTTGGGCGAACTGCTCAGGCCAAGAACAGGCATTCTAATGGTCAGGGTCGCTGGCCAGTGAAATCTGCCAAGTTCATCTTGGATTTACTCAAGAATGCAGAAAGCAATGCTGAG GTGAAAGGTTTGGATGTGGATGCTCTATTCATTTCCCACATTCAGGTTAACCAGGCCCAGAAGCAAAGGCGTCGCACATACCGTGCTCATGGAAGGATTAACC cTTACATGTCTTCTCCTTGCCACATCGAATTGATTTTGTCAGAGAAAGAAGAATCGGTGAAAAAAGAG GCTGAGTCTCAGTTGGCAACTAGCAAGCCCAGGAAGGCCTGA